A region of Bradyrhizobium sp. SZCCHNS1050 DNA encodes the following proteins:
- a CDS encoding TRAP transporter small permease gives MAQFLDLYCSFLKAVIAACLAAMVVLVFGNVVLRYGFNSGITVSEELSRWLLVWLTFLGAIVALREHAHLGVDSLVRKLPASGKRICFLINYGLMLFADWLLLSGSWRQTLINIDDRAPATGLSMAIFYAVGVIFGVSAAIILLYDLYRVISGQASEEDMVAVRESEEQ, from the coding sequence ATGGCGCAGTTTCTCGACCTCTATTGCTCGTTTCTGAAAGCCGTCATTGCCGCGTGTCTCGCGGCCATGGTGGTGCTGGTCTTCGGCAACGTAGTGCTGCGCTATGGCTTCAACTCCGGCATCACGGTGTCCGAGGAGCTGTCGCGCTGGCTGCTGGTGTGGCTGACCTTCCTCGGAGCCATCGTCGCGCTGCGCGAGCACGCCCATCTCGGCGTCGACAGCCTGGTGCGGAAGCTGCCGGCCTCCGGCAAGCGCATCTGCTTCCTCATCAACTACGGCCTGATGCTGTTCGCCGATTGGCTGCTGCTCTCCGGCAGCTGGCGTCAGACCCTCATCAACATCGACGACCGCGCGCCGGCGACCGGTCTGTCGATGGCCATCTTCTACGCCGTCGGCGTGATCTTCGGTGTGTCGGCCGCAATTATCCTTCTCTACGACCTGTACCGGGTGATCAGCGGGCAGGCGAGCGAGGAGGACATGGTGGCGGTCAGGGAATCGGAGGAGCAGTGA